A genomic region of Christiangramia sp. OXR-203 contains the following coding sequences:
- a CDS encoding ATP-dependent zinc protease, with protein sequence MEKIVIGRFDKADFPALHLNDIAIKIDTGAYSSSIHCENIKEVDDELHCTFLDAEHPLYNGKAFIFKDYDIVFVRSSNGIIQKRYLVRTNIRLFGKVFKISLSLSDRQEMRYPVLIGRKFLTKKFIVDTELIDVSFNLK encoded by the coding sequence ATGGAGAAGATTGTGATCGGAAGATTTGACAAGGCAGATTTTCCTGCTTTACACCTCAACGACATCGCCATTAAAATTGATACGGGAGCCTATAGCTCCTCGATACATTGCGAGAATATCAAAGAAGTTGATGATGAACTGCATTGTACCTTTCTGGATGCTGAACATCCTTTATATAATGGCAAAGCTTTTATTTTTAAGGATTACGACATTGTATTTGTAAGAAGTAGTAACGGGATCATCCAGAAACGATATCTGGTACGCACCAATATCAGGCTCTTCGGAAAAGTATTTAAAATATCCCTATCGCTTTCAGACAGACAGGAAATGCGATATCCGGTATTAATTGGAAGAAAGTTTTTAACCAAAAAATTTATTGTAGACACCGAGCTTATCGATGTCTCTTTTAACCTGAAGTAA
- the uvrC gene encoding excinuclease ABC subunit UvrC, whose protein sequence is MEKPALDVQLKTLPNSPGVYQYFDKNGKILYVGKAKNLKKRVTSYFTKRHDSHRIGVMVKKIHEIKHIVVASETDALLLENNLIKKHQPRFNVMLKDDKTYPWICIKNERFPRVFPTRKLVRDGSEYYGPFTSFKTVNTLLDLIKGLYKLRTCNYDLSEDKIQNDKYKVCLEYHLGNCEGPCEALQPEEEYNRNIEAIRQIVKGNFKDSLQRFRNQMKEHAENMEFEDAQRIKIKIDVLENYQSKSTVVNPRINNVDVFSVVSDEGYGYVNFLQLSHGAIIRSHTIEMKKKLDESDLELLELAIVEIRQRFSSKSTEIYVPFKVDVGEDLKITVPKLGDKKKIVELSQRNAKYFRQERFKQMKIIDPDRHVNRIMAQMKEDLRLSEEPRHIECFDNSNIQGTNPVAACVVFKDGKPSKKDYRKFNIKTVEGPDDFASMEEVVFRRYRRLLNEDEPLPQLIIVDGGKGQLSSGVKALDTLGLRGKIAIIGIAKRLEEIYYPGDSIPLYLDKKSESLKIIQQLRNEAHRFGITFHRNKRSKTALNTELESIAGIGEKTVIDLLKNFRSLKRVKEASEKELAEVIGAARATIVYQFYHKENA, encoded by the coding sequence ATGGAAAAGCCAGCTCTGGACGTACAATTAAAAACTTTACCCAATAGCCCGGGTGTTTATCAGTATTTCGATAAGAATGGAAAGATCCTTTATGTAGGGAAAGCCAAGAATTTGAAGAAACGGGTGACTTCTTATTTCACCAAGAGACATGATAGCCATCGAATTGGAGTCATGGTCAAGAAGATCCATGAAATAAAACATATCGTAGTTGCTTCAGAAACCGATGCATTGCTCCTGGAAAATAATTTGATCAAGAAACATCAGCCCAGGTTCAATGTAATGCTAAAGGATGATAAGACGTACCCGTGGATATGCATTAAAAATGAGCGGTTTCCACGTGTTTTTCCTACCAGAAAACTGGTTCGTGATGGCAGCGAATATTATGGACCATTTACAAGCTTTAAAACCGTAAATACACTACTCGATCTAATCAAAGGATTATACAAGTTAAGAACCTGTAATTATGATCTTTCCGAAGATAAGATTCAGAATGATAAATACAAGGTCTGCTTAGAATACCATCTTGGTAATTGTGAAGGACCCTGTGAAGCATTACAACCTGAAGAAGAATATAATCGCAATATTGAAGCTATTCGCCAGATCGTAAAAGGTAATTTCAAGGATTCCCTTCAGCGTTTTCGAAATCAAATGAAAGAGCATGCTGAGAATATGGAATTTGAAGATGCTCAGCGAATCAAGATCAAGATCGATGTGCTGGAGAATTATCAATCCAAGTCTACAGTAGTGAATCCACGTATTAATAATGTAGATGTTTTTTCCGTAGTAAGTGATGAAGGTTACGGCTATGTAAATTTTCTCCAGTTATCTCACGGCGCGATCATACGCTCTCATACCATCGAGATGAAAAAGAAGCTGGATGAAAGCGACCTGGAATTGCTGGAACTGGCCATTGTGGAGATCAGGCAGCGTTTCAGCTCAAAATCTACTGAGATCTATGTGCCTTTCAAAGTAGATGTGGGTGAAGACCTTAAGATCACGGTTCCAAAACTTGGTGATAAAAAGAAGATCGTAGAGTTGTCCCAGCGAAATGCCAAGTATTTCAGGCAGGAACGGTTTAAGCAAATGAAGATCATAGATCCAGACCGTCATGTGAACCGTATTATGGCGCAAATGAAGGAAGATCTTAGACTTAGCGAAGAACCGCGGCATATCGAGTGTTTTGATAACTCAAATATCCAGGGAACCAATCCGGTTGCCGCCTGCGTGGTTTTCAAGGATGGAAAACCAAGCAAAAAGGATTATCGAAAATTTAATATTAAAACCGTAGAGGGCCCAGACGATTTTGCTTCTATGGAAGAAGTAGTCTTCAGGCGTTATCGAAGATTGCTAAATGAAGATGAGCCGCTTCCACAATTAATTATCGTTGATGGTGGAAAAGGGCAACTTTCCAGCGGTGTAAAGGCACTGGATACCTTAGGTCTCCGCGGAAAGATCGCCATCATAGGGATTGCAAAACGACTGGAAGAGATCTACTATCCAGGTGATTCCATACCTTTATATCTGGACAAAAAATCTGAATCTCTAAAGATCATTCAGCAGCTTCGAAATGAGGCGCATCGCTTCGGAATTACATTTCACCGGAATAAAAGAAGTAAAACCGCGTTAAATACCGAACTTGAGTCCATTGCCGGAATAGGAGAAAAAACAGTCATTGATTTACTGAAGAATTTCAGGTCTTTAAAAAGAGTGAAGGAAGCAAGCGAAAAGGAACTTGCTGAAGTGATTGGAGCTGCAAGAGCAACCATCGTCTATCAATTTTATCATAAAGAGAATGCGTAA
- a CDS encoding DUF3108 domain-containing protein has product MRNYITITFLFFVFTTGSMLSQEAYGEGEWFKFRIHYGLFNASYATLEVNETKFQNKPVYHIKGRGRSTGLLGLFFKVDDDYQTYIDKRTGKPYRFIRDINEGGYTKDLVIDFDHDDKKAHVLNRENNQKKSYSVPHNVHDMLSSFYYIRNQIKNDELEPGDEMRLNMFIDDENLDFKLVFLGRDTIKTKFGKVATLKFRPYVLAGRVFKEKESLTFWISDDKNKIPVKIEANLAVGSLDADLEAYKGLKHQFSIQVD; this is encoded by the coding sequence ATGAGAAATTATATTACAATTACCTTTCTTTTTTTTGTGTTTACCACTGGAAGTATGTTGTCACAAGAGGCATATGGCGAAGGAGAGTGGTTTAAATTCAGAATACATTACGGTTTATTTAATGCGAGTTATGCGACGCTGGAGGTAAATGAAACTAAATTTCAGAATAAACCTGTCTATCATATAAAAGGACGAGGTAGATCTACAGGATTATTAGGTTTATTCTTTAAAGTGGATGATGATTACCAAACCTATATCGATAAGCGAACCGGAAAACCTTATCGCTTTATTCGCGACATTAATGAAGGCGGTTATACGAAGGACCTGGTGATCGACTTTGATCATGATGACAAGAAAGCCCATGTTCTAAATAGAGAGAACAATCAGAAAAAATCATATTCTGTACCTCATAATGTACACGATATGTTATCATCATTTTACTATATTCGCAACCAAATTAAAAACGACGAGTTAGAGCCAGGTGATGAGATGCGTTTAAACATGTTCATCGATGACGAAAACCTCGATTTTAAGCTTGTTTTCCTGGGGCGTGATACGATTAAAACCAAGTTTGGTAAAGTTGCAACCCTCAAATTCAGACCTTATGTACTGGCCGGTAGAGTATTTAAGGAGAAAGAAAGTCTTACTTTCTGGATTAGTGATGATAAGAACAAAATTCCGGTGAAAATTGAAGCAAATCTGGCCGTAGGGTCTTTGGATGCCGATCTTGAAGCTTACAAAGGTCTAAAGCATCAATTTAGTATACAAGTGGATTAA
- the rimK gene encoding 30S ribosomal protein S6--L-glutamate ligase, with protein MKIRILSRNPRLYSTSRLVEAAKKRNHEVEVIDPTKCDLVIEKKKPSIYYKNHFLDDTDAVIPRIGASVTFYGTAVVRQFEMMGTFTTTESQALVRSRDKLRSLQILSRARLGLPKTVFTNYSKDVTEILDHVGGAPVIIKLLEGTQGLGVVLAETQNAAESVIEAFNGLQARVIVQEFIKEAGGADIRAFVVDGQVVGAMKRQGKEGEFRSNLHRGGSASIIQLTDEEENAAIKAAKAMALGVAGVDMLQSSRGPLILEVNSSPGLEGIEAATGKDIAKTIIRYIERNV; from the coding sequence ATGAAGATTAGAATATTATCCAGAAATCCCCGACTCTATTCTACAAGCCGACTGGTAGAAGCCGCTAAAAAGCGCAACCACGAAGTAGAAGTGATCGATCCTACAAAGTGTGACCTGGTTATTGAAAAGAAGAAACCAAGTATCTACTACAAAAACCATTTCCTGGATGATACTGATGCGGTAATCCCAAGAATTGGAGCTTCGGTAACTTTTTACGGTACTGCTGTAGTAAGACAATTCGAAATGATGGGAACATTTACCACGACCGAATCACAGGCGCTGGTAAGAAGCAGGGACAAATTAAGAAGTTTACAGATATTATCGAGAGCAAGACTTGGTTTACCTAAAACTGTTTTTACCAACTATTCGAAAGATGTGACTGAAATTCTGGATCATGTTGGTGGTGCCCCGGTGATCATTAAATTGCTAGAAGGTACTCAGGGATTAGGAGTCGTACTGGCTGAAACTCAAAATGCCGCAGAATCTGTCATTGAAGCCTTCAACGGGCTACAGGCAAGAGTAATCGTGCAGGAATTCATCAAGGAAGCTGGTGGAGCAGATATTCGGGCTTTTGTGGTAGATGGACAGGTTGTAGGTGCGATGAAAAGACAGGGTAAAGAAGGTGAGTTTAGATCGAATCTTCACCGTGGAGGTTCAGCATCCATCATTCAGCTAACAGATGAAGAGGAAAATGCAGCTATCAAGGCAGCGAAAGCAATGGCTCTTGGTGTGGCCGGTGTGGATATGCTGCAAAGTAGTCGTGGTCCTCTTATACTTGAAGTAAACAGCTCTCCTGGTCTGGAAGGGATTGAAGCAGCAACCGGAAAGGATATTGCCAAAACGATCATTAGATATATTGAACGAAACGTCTAA
- a CDS encoding homogentisate 1,2-dioxygenase produces MPFYHKLGKIPHKRHTIFRKPDGSLYYEQLFGTIGFDGMSSNLYHEHRPTQVKEIKGSYDVRPKVAIENNLKSYRLKGFQITPHPDYLQSRKAVLTNVDCDIILASPQGSTEDYFYKNSDADELIFVHKGSGKLRTHLGNIDFKYGDYLLIPRGTIYKMDFDDENNRLFIVESRRPIYTPKRYRNWFGQLLEHSPFCERDLRQPHELETNDEKGDFLIKIKKQGEIFDMVYATHPFDVVGYDGYNYPYAFSIHDFEPITGRIHQPPPVHQTFETDAFVVCSFCPRKYDYHPESIPAPYSHSNIDSDEVLYYVDGDFMSRNDIEAGHISLHPAGIPHGPHPGAVERSIGQVETEELAVMVDTFKPLKLTEEAMKIADETYYRSWLDGEH; encoded by the coding sequence ATGCCTTTTTATCATAAACTCGGCAAGATCCCACACAAGCGCCATACGATTTTCAGAAAACCTGATGGAAGCCTTTATTATGAGCAACTTTTTGGAACGATTGGTTTTGACGGAATGTCTTCCAATCTGTATCATGAACATCGCCCGACTCAGGTGAAGGAAATCAAAGGAAGTTACGATGTACGACCGAAGGTTGCGATTGAAAATAACCTGAAATCATACCGTTTAAAAGGTTTCCAGATAACTCCGCATCCGGATTATTTACAGAGTAGAAAAGCAGTTTTGACCAATGTAGATTGTGATATTATTCTCGCTTCCCCTCAAGGTTCTACGGAAGATTATTTCTACAAAAACTCTGATGCAGATGAATTGATTTTCGTGCACAAAGGATCTGGTAAACTTAGAACTCATCTTGGAAACATAGATTTTAAATACGGAGATTATTTACTGATCCCAAGAGGTACGATCTACAAGATGGATTTTGATGATGAGAACAACAGGCTATTTATCGTAGAATCCCGCAGACCGATCTATACTCCAAAACGATACAGAAACTGGTTTGGACAACTTCTGGAACATTCTCCATTTTGCGAAAGAGATTTGCGCCAGCCGCATGAACTGGAAACCAATGATGAAAAAGGAGATTTCCTAATTAAAATTAAAAAGCAGGGAGAAATTTTCGATATGGTCTACGCGACACATCCATTTGATGTGGTAGGCTATGACGGTTACAACTATCCTTATGCATTTTCAATTCATGATTTTGAACCTATTACAGGAAGGATACATCAACCGCCACCGGTACATCAAACCTTCGAGACAGACGCTTTTGTAGTTTGCAGTTTTTGTCCGCGTAAATACGATTATCACCCAGAAAGTATTCCTGCGCCTTACAGTCACAGTAATATAGATAGTGATGAGGTGCTCTATTATGTAGATGGTGATTTTATGAGTAGAAACGATATCGAAGCAGGTCATATATCCTTGCACCCGGCGGGGATCCCTCACGGGCCGCACCCGGGAGCAGTCGAAAGAAGTATCGGCCAGGTAGAAACTGAAGAGCTGGCTGTAATGGTAGATACCTTCAAGCCGTTAAAACTTACTGAAGAAGCGATGAAAATTGCCGATGAGACCTACTACAGGTCCTGGTTAGATGGAGAGCATTAA
- the hppD gene encoding 4-hydroxyphenylpyruvate dioxygenase, with translation MSTDSTSLNLEKVVPEAEDFLPILGTDFVELYVGNAKQAAYYYQHAWGFQPIAYSGLETGRKDSVSYVMQQGKIRIVLTSPLQPEGDINAHIDKHGDGVKFVALWVDDARKSYEETTKRGAKSYVEPYVMEDENGKAVISGIHTYGETIHLFVERKDYTGPFLPGYRIYNTKTQVPDTGLQFIDHMVGNVGWNEMDKWVEFYGKVMGFAQLVSFDDKDISTDYTALMSKVMSNGNGRIKFPINEPAEGKKKSQIEEYIDFYNGAGVQHIALATDNIIETVTALRDRGVEFLYVPETYYDDLLDRVGEIDEDLEPLRELGVLVDRDDEGYLLQIFTKPVLDRPTMFFEIIQRKGAQSFGKGNFKALFEAIEREQDLRGTLN, from the coding sequence ATGTCAACAGATAGCACATCATTAAATTTAGAAAAAGTAGTTCCTGAAGCGGAAGATTTTCTGCCAATCCTGGGAACAGACTTTGTAGAATTATACGTGGGGAATGCCAAGCAGGCGGCCTATTATTATCAGCACGCTTGGGGTTTCCAGCCAATCGCTTATTCGGGTTTGGAAACTGGTCGTAAAGACAGCGTTTCTTACGTAATGCAACAGGGGAAAATTAGAATTGTTCTTACTTCACCATTGCAGCCGGAAGGTGATATCAATGCGCATATAGACAAGCATGGTGACGGAGTAAAGTTCGTGGCACTATGGGTGGACGATGCGAGAAAGAGCTATGAAGAAACTACAAAAAGAGGGGCAAAATCTTATGTAGAGCCATATGTAATGGAAGATGAAAACGGGAAAGCCGTGATCTCAGGAATCCATACTTATGGAGAAACCATTCACCTTTTTGTAGAACGTAAGGATTATACCGGACCATTTTTACCAGGGTACAGAATTTATAATACCAAAACTCAGGTGCCAGATACAGGTTTACAATTTATCGACCATATGGTTGGAAATGTAGGATGGAACGAAATGGACAAATGGGTGGAATTCTACGGAAAAGTAATGGGCTTTGCCCAGTTGGTATCTTTTGATGATAAAGATATCTCGACCGACTATACCGCGCTTATGAGTAAGGTAATGAGCAATGGGAACGGTAGAATTAAATTTCCTATTAATGAGCCTGCGGAAGGAAAAAAGAAATCACAAATCGAAGAATATATCGATTTTTATAATGGAGCCGGAGTCCAGCATATCGCTTTAGCTACAGATAACATTATCGAAACAGTTACAGCATTAAGAGATAGAGGTGTGGAATTCTTATATGTTCCGGAAACTTACTATGATGATCTACTCGATCGTGTTGGTGAGATCGATGAGGATCTGGAGCCGTTAAGAGAACTTGGAGTACTGGTAGATCGCGATGATGAGGGGTATTTGTTACAGATCTTTACAAAACCAGTTCTGGACAGACCCACTATGTTCTTCGAGATCATCCAGAGAAAAGGTGCTCAATCCTTCGGAAAAGGAAACTTTAAAGCTTTGTTCGAAGCAATTGAAAGAGAACAGGATTTGCGAGGTACATTAAATTAA
- a CDS encoding tryptophan 2,3-dioxygenase family protein, whose product MEIKPEIAERIGKLEEKFKNSGQDMGSYLDGLLYDRYLSYWDYISVDTLLSLQKTNTHFPDEMIFITYHQITELYFKLIIHEQKQIIETTTLTSAYFVEKLNRMNRYFRILIDSFDVMIKGMEREQFLKFRMALLPASGFQSAQFRMIELYSTPLENLVDFNLRDEFTVENSSEELFENIYWKKGGIDLETGEKTLTLKQFEKRYTPRFLRIAKDVYGTTIYQRYQAMHEDDRQNEDLQQALRNFDVNVNINWLLMHMGAAYRYLSKKDETIKATGGTNWKKFLPPSFQRVSFFPDLWSQEELNDWGKQWVNHTFNTEKQKA is encoded by the coding sequence ATGGAGATAAAACCCGAAATCGCGGAACGAATTGGAAAGCTTGAAGAAAAGTTCAAAAATTCGGGACAGGATATGGGGTCTTATCTGGATGGTCTCTTATATGACCGCTATCTTTCCTACTGGGATTATATTAGTGTAGATACATTATTAAGTTTACAGAAGACCAATACGCACTTTCCAGATGAGATGATCTTTATCACTTATCATCAAATCACTGAACTATATTTTAAGCTCATCATTCATGAGCAAAAACAGATCATAGAAACTACAACACTCACATCTGCCTATTTCGTTGAAAAGCTGAATAGGATGAACAGGTATTTTAGAATTCTTATCGATTCTTTCGATGTAATGATCAAAGGAATGGAAAGGGAACAGTTTCTGAAATTCAGAATGGCATTACTGCCTGCCAGTGGATTCCAGTCGGCTCAGTTCAGGATGATCGAACTATATTCAACTCCTTTAGAAAATCTTGTCGATTTTAATTTGAGAGATGAATTTACGGTAGAAAACTCTTCCGAAGAACTTTTTGAGAATATCTATTGGAAAAAAGGAGGGATAGATCTGGAAACCGGCGAGAAAACTCTTACGCTTAAGCAATTTGAAAAAAGATATACTCCGCGATTTCTAAGAATCGCGAAGGATGTATACGGAACCACCATATACCAGCGTTACCAGGCTATGCATGAAGATGATCGTCAAAATGAAGATCTTCAACAGGCACTGCGAAACTTTGATGTTAATGTAAATATCAACTGGTTGCTTATGCATATGGGTGCTGCTTACCGATATTTGAGCAAGAAAGACGAAACTATAAAAGCGACAGGTGGAACAAACTGGAAAAAATTCCTGCCGCCAAGTTTTCAAAGAGTTTCTTTCTTTCCCGATTTATGGAGTCAGGAAGAACTGAACGACTGGGGGAAGCAATGGGTGAACCATACATTTAATACTGAAAAACAAAAAGCATAA
- a CDS encoding succinylglutamate desuccinylase/aspartoacylase family protein, which yields MPRIDKNNVLEILGEKVLPGKRATINFNMAKLYTTTSVEVPVIIERSKRPGPVVLLTAGIHGDEINGVEIVRQIISKGVNKPKVGTVICIPIVNIFGFLNMAREFPDGRDLNRVFPGTKNGSLASRFAYQFVKKILPIADFCLDFHTGGAARFNAPQIRVKKGDEQSIKYAKIFNAPFTIHSKTITKSYRETCSKLGIPVLLFEGGKSLDSNKDVAKVGVDGAMRILSHLEMLNDKFEYPEVKRDTVLIENSSWLRAKYSGLLHVKIPCGKHVEKGEYIATITDPYGKFSHKIKSSSEGYVININESPIVYQGDAIFHISMQSKALFDEEV from the coding sequence ATGCCGCGAATAGACAAGAACAATGTTCTTGAGATCCTGGGAGAAAAAGTACTGCCGGGTAAAAGAGCGACCATAAATTTTAATATGGCCAAGCTATACACTACCACATCTGTGGAGGTGCCGGTCATTATTGAGCGTTCCAAAAGACCTGGTCCAGTTGTTCTTCTAACAGCAGGAATTCATGGCGACGAGATCAATGGAGTTGAGATCGTAAGGCAGATCATTTCGAAGGGTGTCAACAAACCTAAAGTGGGTACCGTGATTTGTATCCCTATCGTGAACATCTTCGGATTTTTAAACATGGCTCGTGAATTTCCTGATGGACGTGATCTTAATCGTGTGTTCCCCGGAACAAAAAATGGGTCGCTGGCCAGTAGATTCGCTTATCAATTCGTAAAGAAAATACTACCAATAGCAGATTTTTGCCTGGACTTCCATACCGGAGGTGCTGCCAGGTTCAATGCTCCACAAATACGAGTTAAAAAAGGCGATGAACAAAGTATTAAATATGCGAAGATCTTCAACGCTCCTTTTACCATACATTCCAAAACGATCACAAAATCCTACCGGGAAACCTGTTCAAAATTAGGAATTCCCGTTTTGCTGTTCGAAGGTGGAAAATCCCTGGACTCCAATAAAGATGTAGCAAAAGTGGGTGTAGACGGCGCTATGCGTATTCTTAGTCATCTGGAAATGCTGAATGATAAATTTGAATATCCAGAAGTAAAAAGAGACACTGTTCTTATCGAGAATAGTTCCTGGTTACGGGCAAAGTACAGTGGTCTTCTACATGTCAAGATTCCCTGTGGCAAACATGTTGAAAAGGGTGAATATATCGCTACAATTACCGATCCCTATGGTAAATTTAGTCATAAGATCAAGAGCAGTAGCGAGGGTTATGTGATTAATATCAATGAATCCCCGATCGTATATCAGGGTGATGCCATCTTTCACATTTCCATGCAATCAAAAGCACTTTTCGATGAAGAAGTCTGA
- a CDS encoding patatin-like phospholipase family protein: MRKYLFILSLIISFGAKCQEEDRPKVGLVLSGGGAKGLAHIGVLKTLEEQGVKIDYIGGTSMGAIIGGLYASGYSASELDSIFRTTQFDILIQDNLPRRAKTFYEKEDSEKYAITLPFDNFDISFPSGLFKGQNIYNLLSRLTIHVSDVEDFSELPIPFFCIAANVETGDEVILDSGSLAKAISASGAIPTLLSPIKIDGQLLTDGGVANNYPIEELRRRGAEVIIGVDVQDSLVKRDKLRSVFEIMSQISNFRTINDMKEKAPKTDIYIKPNVNSFSVMAFDKGQAIIDSGAVAANNMLEELKVLGNPDDSLLIRKPVPKIDSFNISALSVEGNNTYPRAYVQGKLKLDYEETYNFDDLNIGINNLSATGNFERINYQLIPEDENGNYALAMQIEESENKMLLRLGLHYDELYKSGALVNLTRKSLLFTNDVASLDLIVGDNLRYNFNYYLDKGFYWSFGINSRYNTFDKGLLLNGIRDPEGISEFQDIRELEVTVRDFTNQIYVESLFQQVFSIGVGLEHKYLKYSSNTFNDAINQSQELVLANDHYAGGFGYVKFDSYDNKYFPTKGVRFDGDFHIYLYSSDYNNDFSEFSIAKGSLGYAIQPFPKFTTRISTGTGFKIGNDESQVLDFFLGGYGNDFINNFKPFLGYDFLSLSADSYIKAQLEFDYELFRKNHIIASANIANVEDDLYTTGNWLSMPDYNGYGIGYGIETFMGPLEAKYSYSPETKESYWFFSLGFWF; this comes from the coding sequence ATGCGTAAATATCTTTTCATCCTTAGTCTTATCATTTCCTTTGGAGCAAAATGCCAGGAAGAGGATAGGCCAAAGGTTGGACTGGTATTAAGCGGGGGCGGTGCCAAAGGTCTTGCTCATATTGGTGTGCTAAAAACCCTTGAAGAGCAGGGCGTCAAGATCGATTATATTGGAGGCACCAGTATGGGAGCAATCATTGGCGGACTCTACGCTTCCGGCTATTCTGCCAGTGAACTTGATTCTATTTTCAGAACTACACAATTTGATATCCTTATTCAGGATAACCTGCCAAGGCGGGCGAAAACTTTCTACGAAAAGGAGGATTCAGAAAAATATGCGATCACACTTCCTTTTGACAACTTTGATATTTCATTTCCCAGCGGACTTTTTAAGGGTCAGAATATTTACAATTTACTATCAAGACTTACCATTCATGTAAGTGATGTAGAAGATTTTAGCGAATTACCCATTCCGTTTTTCTGTATTGCAGCCAATGTGGAAACCGGCGACGAAGTAATTCTGGATAGTGGATCATTGGCTAAGGCGATTTCAGCCAGTGGCGCGATTCCAACTCTTCTCAGTCCCATAAAAATTGATGGACAGTTATTAACAGACGGTGGGGTTGCTAATAACTACCCAATCGAAGAATTAAGGCGTCGTGGAGCTGAGGTCATTATTGGGGTTGATGTGCAGGATAGCCTTGTTAAGAGAGATAAATTAAGGAGTGTCTTTGAAATTATGAGCCAGATCTCAAATTTTCGTACGATCAATGACATGAAGGAGAAAGCTCCAAAAACAGATATTTACATTAAGCCGAATGTAAATTCTTTCTCGGTCATGGCTTTTGACAAAGGACAGGCGATCATAGATTCTGGAGCGGTGGCCGCAAACAATATGCTAGAGGAACTTAAGGTGCTGGGTAATCCTGATGATAGCTTATTAATTCGTAAGCCGGTTCCAAAGATCGATAGTTTTAATATTAGTGCACTTTCAGTAGAAGGAAATAATACCTACCCACGAGCTTATGTGCAGGGTAAATTAAAGCTTGACTACGAAGAAACATACAATTTCGATGATCTGAATATTGGGATTAACAACCTTTCTGCAACCGGTAACTTTGAGCGCATCAATTACCAGCTAATTCCAGAAGATGAAAATGGCAATTATGCACTTGCCATGCAAATTGAGGAAAGTGAAAACAAAATGCTGTTACGACTGGGATTGCATTATGATGAGCTTTATAAAAGTGGTGCGCTGGTGAATCTTACCCGCAAGAGTTTACTTTTTACCAATGATGTTGCTTCTTTGGATCTTATCGTGGGGGATAACCTGCGTTACAATTTTAACTATTACCTGGATAAGGGTTTTTACTGGAGCTTCGGAATAAATTCTCGCTATAACACTTTTGACAAAGGCTTGCTCTTAAATGGCATCAGGGATCCTGAGGGTATTAGTGAATTTCAGGATATTAGAGAGCTGGAAGTTACGGTGAGAGATTTCACCAATCAGATCTATGTGGAATCACTTTTTCAGCAGGTATTTTCCATAGGTGTTGGGCTGGAACACAAGTATTTGAAGTATAGCAGTAATACGTTTAACGATGCGATCAATCAAAGTCAGGAACTGGTCCTGGCAAATGACCACTATGCCGGCGGCTTTGGATACGTGAAATTCGATTCTTACGATAATAAATACTTCCCCACCAAAGGAGTTCGTTTTGATGGAGACTTTCATATTTACCTGTATTCTTCAGATTATAATAATGATTTTTCGGAGTTCTCGATCGCAAAGGGAAGTTTGGGTTACGCTATCCAGCCTTTTCCCAAATTCACTACGCGAATAAGTACAGGAACTGGTTTTAAGATAGGAAATGATGAAAGCCAGGTACTGGATTTCTTTCTGGGTGGTTACGGGAATGATTTTATCAATAATTTCAAACCTTTCCTGGGTTATGATTTCTTAAGCCTTTCCGCAGATAGTTATATAAAAGCGCAACTGGAGTTTGACTATGAGCTTTTCAGAAAGAACCATATTATCGCCAGCGCCAATATTGCCAATGTTGAAGATGACCTGTACACGACTGGAAACTGGCTAAGCATGCCCGATTATAATGGCTACGGAATTGGTTACGGAATCGAAACTTTTATGGGGCCACTGGAAGCAAAATATTCCTATTCACCCGAGACTAAAGAAAGTTACTGGTTCTTTAGCCTGGGATTCTGGTTTTAG